A window of Bacteroidales bacterium genomic DNA:
AAACAGGGATTTTACGGAGGATTTTCCTATTCATGGAATAATACATTTTATACAAGATTTACTTTAAATTCGGATACATACATTGACTTTAATAAAAAGAGAGCTCCTATTTTTCTTGCTTTATCAATTGGATTGGAATTTAAAGATATATTAAAACTACCACAAACAATATCAAAGTTAAATATCCAGTCAGGATATTCAAAAGCAGGATTGAATATAGTGCCTGTAACTATCCTTGGAGATATTCAAACTAAGTATCCTTTCCCCACAATATCAGAATATTCAGCAGGTTTTGTTTTAGGATTAATGAAAAACAGAATTTTGATTAATACAAACTGGTATTTTAGTAAGACAAAAAATGGTTTTATAGAATATTCTGTAAGTAATTTTTATTTCTTTGATTATTCTGGTTCAATACAAAATAATGGATACGAGTTAAACCTTTCATTATTACCGATGTATTCTAGGAAATTGCATTGGAAATCAGAAATTTCTTTATTCAAAAACAAAAATAAAGTAATAAATATAGGTGAAGGTATTTTAGGCTACAGTCAATATGTATATAGGAATATAACTTCAGAAATTAAAGAAGGACAATTGGCAGGTAATTTATATGGAACGAAATACAAGAGATATGAAAATCAAATAGTTTTTGAAAATGGTCTTCCTGTAAAAAGCGATGAAAGAGAATTACTTGGAAATGTAAATCCTGATTATATTTTATTTTTTCGCAATTATTTCAATATTAAAAAATTTACTATTTCATTACTATTAGATTATCAATTTGGTGGAATATATTACTCAGCTTTTTATAGTGATGGTACAGTGGCTGGTACATTAAAACATACAGAAAAAAGAGAGTCCGGAATAATAGGTACAGGAGTAAAATGGGATGAAACAATTAGTAACTATATACCAAATGATATTGTTGTTGATGCACAAGAATATCATCAGGCAGCTTACCATATTGATGAATCTTCAATAATGGATGCAACTTCTTTAACAATTAATGAATTAAATATAACATATCAAATTTTAGTATTCCAAAAATATCAAATGATTTTATCTTTGTTTGGAAAGAATCTTTATACTTGGTCAAAAAACAAAGATTATAATCAAAGCAATTTATATTATGATGAAAACAAATTCTACAGGGGAATGAATAATCAAAATTTACCATATACAAGGACTTTTGGTTTAAAATTGCAATTGAAAATATAGAATAGTTTTTAATCAAACATGCGGCTAATTCCGAATATTCGAAGTTTTTTGTAGTACAACCTATACCGAATTATTATTCAAAATACCAGAAAATTATGATAAATTTTATATAAAGGAGTAAAAAAGGAGAATATGGCAAAGCCATTAAATATAAAAACACACTTGGAGTTCTTGATTATCGTCTTGATAATCCGTATTGTTGGAATAATATAACATTGTATGATAATATTAAGACTTATGTCGAATTCAAAATTCAGATATCCCAAACTATACTTCGACTTTGCTCAGTATTAATGTTTGAAAACCAATAGGTTATAAACACGGTGCCGTAATTTACAGACAGGAACGGATTTAATTATTCTTTTTCTTCCTGTATTTTATTATAATTATAATTATTCCAAGTAGTAAAAAAAATATTAGAAGGATTAATGTAAAATTTCTATGCATTTAATTTGTAATATTAAAATCAGAAAATCTTATAGTTTATATGCTTCAAAAACCGTGGTATGAGTATGTGCTGAAAATATTTTTTTATCATAGGTTTTTATATTTTTGAAACCTGCTTTTTCGAGCATTAGAATAAATTCATTAACAGAATACCATTTTAAATTAATTGTATCAAGTTCTGAACTAACAATTTTATTATCTTTATACAACTCATACTTATATGTTATTATTTTTAACTGATTTTTAAAATCAAAAATACTTGTCTGCAAAACAACAAATCTTGTATTCTCTTCTTTGTTCTCAGAACTTCTTGTTTCTTCCCATAAACCTTCTTTATTAGCTTTTATTTCATCCCACGGAATATTAATATCTAAAACAAATTTCCCGTTATTTTCAAGATGTTTATATATTTTTTGTAAGGTTTTTATTGCTTTTTCCGAACTGTCAATCAACTGAAATGAACCGCCTGAAATAAAAATAGTTTTATATTTTCTTTTTAAAGAAAGCTCTTCCATTTTCTGAAGATAGATATTTGGTTTTAGTCCAAATTCTTTACCTTTTTCTTTACACTTGTTAAGCATTTCATTAGAACAATCAACTCCATCAATATCAATTCCCGATTTCAAAAACTCAAGCATTAATCTCCCTGTGCCGCAAGCTAATTCTAATACAGGTTGGTCTGACTTACAGATTAATTCAGAATATAATTTTATATCTTCCTTTTCTTCTAAAAGAAGCCTGTCGTACCATTCTATTAATATACCTTTATAATGTTGAGAGTTTTCAGGTGTTTTGTTCATAATTTATTATTAGACTTCCCAAGTTTTTAAAACTTGGGAAGTCTTTTTTTTAGTATCCGGTTCTTTATTGAATAATTAATTTTTCTATGAAGATATTTTCTTTTGTTATTATTTTAAGATAATAGATACCTTTTTTCAGATTTTCAACATTTATTTCTTTGCTTACTCCCTTATTTGTATTTATATGTTGTTCATTATACAGGCATGTACCTTTTGTATCATAAATCATCAAATCAAAATGTAACATGTCGATATTTGTTTTAATATAAATCAAATTATCAGCAGGATTTGGATAAATTAAAACATCATGATTCAAATAATTAATATCTGAATTAATTCCTGTTTGCACTGAAAAACGTATAGAATAATTGTTAATTGTACCATCTTCAGCAGTTACAATTATACTCGTTGTTCCGGGGAGTAAAGTTGCATCATTAACAATATATGTTGCATTAACATCATTTGTAGTAGCATCAACTGTTGGAACAATGGTTGTACCATAAGGTAATTCATAGTCATAAGTTAATGTATCCGGATTAAAACCGGATATTGTTACACTATCAACTGAAATATCAGATAAAGTTGCATCATTATTCGGCATAATAGAAAAGGTAACATAATAACTCAACATAGTACTATCATCTTCAGCAGTTACTTCAATAACTGTTGTATCAATCAAAGAAGTTGCATTAATAATATTTACTGATGCATTACTATCAGAAGATGCTGCTGTTATTTCAGGAACAATTGTAGTTAAAGGAGGTAGTTCCACATTATAACTATAAATAGTCGGATAAAATCCTGTAATAGAAGTTCCATCTACCATTATATCAGAAAGTGTAGCATCATCATTAAGTGCAAGAGAAAAATTAATTGTATAAGTGTTTTGAGCAATAGTATCTTCTGCAGTTACAATAATACTGGTAGAACCCGGCAACTCAGCAGGAGAATTTATTACATAAGTAGCATTGTTATCGTTACAAACTGCACTGACAGATGGAATTACAGTAGTTCCATAAGGTAAAATATAATTATAAACTAATGTATCCGGTTCAAAACCTTCAATTGATACGCCGTTAATGAAAATATTACTTAATGTTGCATCATTATTAGGGGTAATAGTAAAATCAATCGTATATGTTAAACTTGTTGTAGTATTTTCAGCTATTACAAGAATTTCTGTTGTTCCCGGCAAAGAAGAAGCAGATGTTACATATACATTTGCATTTGCTTCACTTGCCGTTGCAGTAATAACAGGCACAGTTGTTGTCCCATAAGGTAATTCAACGCTATATGAATATATTGAAGAACTAAATCCTGTTAAATTAGAACCATCTATTTGAATGTTGCTTAAACTTGCAATATTGCTTGGTGGATATCTAAAATATACAGAATAAGTTAATTGAGTTTCACCATCAGCGGCAGTTACAACAACATTTGTTGTTCCGGGAAGTGAAGCTGCATCGTTTACTACATAATTTGCATTAACATTGTTTGTTGTAGCATCAACCGTTGGTACGGTCGTTGTGCCAATAGATAATTCAACAGTATAATTTAAAGTTGCAGAACTAAATCCTAATATAGTCGTTCCGTCAACTGTCAAATCGCTAAGTGTAGCATCATCACTTGATTCAATAGTAAAATTAATAGAATAAGTCAACTGAGTTACACCATCTTCGGCAGTTACAACAACTGTTGTTGTTCCCGGAAGTGAAGCAGCATCGTTTACTACATAATTTGCATTAACATCATTTGTAGTAGCATCAACTGTTGGAACAGTAGTAGTACCTTCAGGTAATTCATAGTCATAAGTTAATGTAGCCGGATCAAATCCTGTTATTGTTGTTGCATCTACTGTTAAGTCGCTTAGAGTAGCATCATCATTTAGTGCAACTGTGAAATTAATTGAATAAGTTTGTTCGGTTACGCCATCTTCAGCAGTTACAACAACTGTTGTTGTTCCCGGAAGTGAAACTGCATCGTTTACAACATAAGTTGCATTAACATCATTTGTAGTTCCATCAACAGTAGGAACTATAGTTGTACCATAAGACAATTCGCAGTCATAAATTAGTGTTGCAGCATCAAAACCTGTTATTGTTGCTGCGTCAACTGTTAAATCGCTGAGAGTAGCATCATCATTAAGTGCAACTGTGAAATTAATTGAATACGTTTGTTCAGTTACGCCATTTTCAGCAGTTACAACAACTGTTGTTGTTCCCGGAAGTAAAGCCGCATCATTTACTACATGCGTTGCATTAAAATAGTTTGTTGTTGCAATAACTATGGGAACTGTAGTTGTACCAGCGGGTAATTCATAGTCATAATTTAATGTATCAGGATCAAAGTCTGGAATTGTTGTACCATTTACTGTTAAATTGCTAAGAGTTGCATCGGCATTTAAAGCTTCTGTAACATTAATAGCCCATAATTGTGTTGTAGTTCCATCTTCAGCAGTAACAAGATAATTAACAGAGCCTGAAGAAAAATCATTTGATGTTTCGCCGCTTATTTGAGTAACAGCCGCTACTGTTACACTTGCTCCATAAGACAAAGTAAATGTGGCAACAAGGTTTGATAAACTTGTTCCGTTCACAACTGAAATATCAACAGTATGATTAATAATATCAATAACTGCAGAAGAATCCTGTTCGCCAAAAGCATACCCGATAATATCGGTTTGAGCACTTGGAGGAGTTCCTGCTTCTGTAACTTCTATAAACCAATCCTGTGTAATAGCAGGGTCTTCGGCAATTACTGTATATTTTACAGCTCCTGATGAAAAATCATTGGCAGTTACACCACTAACCTGAGTAACTTCGTCGATTTTTGCAGTTGCCCCTTCAGACAATACGAATGTAGCCACAATATTAGTTAAATTAGTGCCATTCGCAACTTCAACATGAATAGTATGAGTGGTTTGGTTAATCTCTGCAGAGCCTGTTTGTTCAGCAAATGAATAACCTACAATATTAGCACGAACTATTTTATAAGGAATTGCAAAACCGGTAAGTTCTGTAATATTAGGAAATGTTCCAAGTAAAAAAGATGAACCTGTTGTAATATCAATATCTCTCAATTCTCCTTTACCTGAAGTATTATTATATGCAGTAGCATATAATATTCCGCTGTAATGGTCAAATTCCATATCTTGTGCATAATGGGCATCAAAACCGATATTTCCTATCGGAGTTCCTGTAGCAGATGTTTTATTTATTTGATATAAAGTATCATTACTTATATTTATTCCATATAATTCACCATCAAGATTACATGCTAAATTTATAATTGTTCCTTCTGTAATTACTCCGATGGAATCAACAGTACCGTCAGCAAGATTTACACGCCAGAGATAAGAATTAGAAGAAATGGTTGTAACACCATACATTATACTTGTTGACCAGTCGTAAGCCATGCCGTTAAAACTTCTGCCAACAAATTCCTGAACAGTTCTTACACCAGTAGTTGTATCTATTTTTATAATTTCTCCACCAGTTGGATTGGTATAATATGTTGCTCCACACCACATTCCTTCTGCCCATGAACCTGATGAAATAAAATCTTCGCTTGATTGATCACTAATAGAAGTAATATTTGTTGGTTCAGTTAAATAAAAATATGCAGGTCCTACCGGTAAATCCGCAGGATTATTATAAGCTACATAACAATAAACTTTTTTATTTTCTGCTACAACTACGGTTGAAGAAATTGTATCATTACTTAAATTATTATCACCGGTTAATTCGGTATATACTGAAACATCATATTTTCCTTCATCTGTAACATTCCAAACATCGAAAGTAACTCTAACAGTATCGTTCCCTAAAAAACCATCAACTGTTTTTGTTGATGTATAAGAACCAATATTCATTGTTACATTAAAAGCTTCCGGTTCATCATTAAAATTTTTGACTAATACTTCAGGAGTAATTTCTCCGGGATTAATAAAATTCGGGAGAATAAGAGAGTCAACACCTACATCATAAGATATTACTTTGTTAACAACAACAGTATAATCTTCAACTTCGCCGTATGTAGTAGTACCACATGAACTTAATGTTCCTGTGTACATTATCCTTATTCTCATCCTTGTACTATCTTTTATTGCATCTGCAGGAGGTGCAACAGAAGCAGTATATGGACCATTACCCGGTGTTCCTGTAACAGTAATAGTTTCATTTGCATCGTCAAAATCACCATCTATATTCCAGTCTATCCAAATACCACATTGGTCAGGTGAATATGGATTACCATTAGTTATTGTAATAGAATAAGTAGAATCTATAAACATTTCGGTTGATAATGCAGTATAATCATAGTATTCATCACAACCGGAAGAGTTGTCAATTGTTCCAACCTGAACTTGAGAAATATATTCGTCACATCCACCTAAAGCATCACAATATTCAATTGGAGCTTCTGTTACTGTTATATAATCAACTTTTTTAAGTGTATCAGAACCATGCTCGTTAATAGCAATTAAAGTTACATCAAAAGTTCCTTCAGTATAATATAAAATATTGGTTGGATTTTCATCTGTTGAAGTTCCGGGAGTTCCTCCTTCAAAAGTCCAGGACCATGAAGTTGGGCTAAAAGTAGATTCATCATAAAAATTTACG
This region includes:
- a CDS encoding T9SS type A sorting domain-containing protein, with amino-acid sequence MKLNLLHKTVIYLFVFLFNGLIITGQNQYLSFDDKTDNTKQNTLPDLIKNDKGTEYIELEYNFQGAEISSKNVEDVIYNFLHIEGFGKMNIVGKPALPAHNNLIAIPEKSSPKIVILETEYKEVSGYYIHPALKPAMDTYGAKSPEFEIDKATYNTDEFYPSENIEITGINKIRGNSVAVVQIRPVQFNPVTHKLRMISKIKFRIEFEGQSKSFDNLIQNNTSHFINLFKNIVLNNKNIPDGGKKREKDGASKDYIIITHSEYAAAADTLAKWKRQLGYSVEVVSSSSWTATEVKSAIHDRYASWTPKPDYFVIIGDHTGSYAVPGEIHQDPNYNDDFATDLYYACMDGGSDYYPDMAHGRISVSSATEAMDVIHKIVNYERNPVNDVDFYANGLNCAQFQDVADTEDPDGYAARRFCHTSEDIRDYMQTEQGYTVERIYYTDGANTPTNFNNGYYSNGEAIPTELLRANGYAWDGDQTDILNSINSGKFYVFHRDHGYVGGSGWAHPYFTTAQIPSLTNGSKLPVVFSINCHTGEFQLDNCFAEKFLRHTNGGAVGVVAASYYSYSGYNDGFSAGMIDAIWSDPGLTPVFGSGGVPSPPTSSANNTFTMGDVVNQGLVRMIETWGDNEYTHQLFHWFGDPTMKIWTANPYDNTITATVPGSVNCDATSLSISACNITDAVATLYFNGELRATVQLSGGSGTLNFSVLGNSTEKPIVTISKHNCKTLITELNITGTCNYPPETNFYASDTSIFTNNSVNFYDESTFSPTSWSWTFEGGTPGTSTDENPTNILYYTEGTFDVTLIAINEHGSDTLKKVDYITVTEAPIEYCDALGGCDEYISQVQVGTIDNSSGCDEYYDYTALSTEMFIDSTYSITITNGNPYSPDQCGIWIDWNIDGDFDDANETITVTGTPGNGPYTASVAPPADAIKDSTRMRIRIMYTGTLSSCGTTTYGEVEDYTVVVNKVISYDVGVDSLILPNFINPGEITPEVLVKNFNDEPEAFNVTMNIGSYTSTKTVDGFLGNDTVRVTFDVWNVTDEGKYDVSVYTELTGDNNLSNDTISSTVVVAENKKVYCYVAYNNPADLPVGPAYFYLTEPTNITSISDQSSEDFISSGSWAEGMWCGATYYTNPTGGEIIKIDTTTGVRTVQEFVGRSFNGMAYDWSTSIMYGVTTISSNSYLWRVNLADGTVDSIGVITEGTIINLACNLDGELYGINISNDTLYQINKTSATGTPIGNIGFDAHYAQDMEFDHYSGILYATAYNNTSGKGELRDIDITTGSSFLLGTFPNITELTGFAIPYKIVRANIVGYSFAEQTGSAEINQTTHTIHVEVANGTNLTNIVATFVLSEGATAKIDEVTQVSGVTANDFSSGAVKYTVIAEDPAITQDWFIEVTEAGTPPSAQTDIIGYAFGEQDSSAVIDIINHTVDISVVNGTSLSNLVATFTLSYGASVTVAAVTQISGETSNDFSSGSVNYLVTAEDGTTTQLWAINVTEALNADATLSNLTVNGTTIPDFDPDTLNYDYELPAGTTTVPIVIATTNYFNATHVVNDAALLPGTTTVVVTAENGVTEQTYSINFTVALNDDATLSDLTVDAATITGFDAATLIYDCELSYGTTIVPTVDGTTNDVNATYVVNDAVSLPGTTTVVVTAEDGVTEQTYSINFTVALNDDATLSDLTVDATTITGFDPATLTYDYELPEGTTTVPTVDATTNDVNANYVVNDAASLPGTTTVVVTAEDGVTQLTYSINFTIESSDDATLSDLTVDGTTILGFSSATLNYTVELSIGTTTVPTVDATTNNVNANYVVNDAASLPGTTNVVVTAADGETQLTYSVYFRYPPSNIASLSNIQIDGSNLTGFSSSIYSYSVELPYGTTTVPVITATASEANANVYVTSASSLPGTTEILVIAENTTTSLTYTIDFTITPNNDATLSNIFINGVSIEGFEPDTLVYNYILPYGTTVIPSVSAVCNDNNATYVINSPAELPGSTSIIVTAEDTIAQNTYTINFSLALNDDATLSDIMVDGTSITGFYPTIYSYNVELPPLTTIVPEITAASSDSNASVNIINATSLIDTTVIEVTAEDDSTMLSYYVTFSIMPNNDATLSDISVDSVTISGFNPDTLTYDYELPYGTTIVPTVDATTNDVNATYIVNDATLLPGTTSIIVTAEDGTINNYSIRFSVQTGINSDINYLNHDVLIYPNPADNLIYIKTNIDMLHFDLMIYDTKGTCLYNEQHINTNKGVSKEINVENLKKGIYYLKIITKENIFIEKLIIQ
- a CDS encoding class I SAM-dependent methyltransferase, translating into MNKTPENSQHYKGILIEWYDRLLLEEKEDIKLYSELICKSDQPVLELACGTGRLMLEFLKSGIDIDGVDCSNEMLNKCKEKGKEFGLKPNIYLQKMEELSLKRKYKTIFISGGSFQLIDSSEKAIKTLQKIYKHLENNGKFVLDINIPWDEIKANKEGLWEETRSSENKEENTRFVVLQTSIFDFKNQLKIITYKYELYKDNKIVSSELDTINLKWYSVNEFILMLEKAGFKNIKTYDKKIFSAHTHTTVFEAYKL